Within Claveliimonas bilis, the genomic segment CATAGCTACAATCCTCCTGTAAAATACTTTATAAAAAGTATAAAAGAAGGAAAGTGAATTGTCAACTAAATAAAAAATGAAGTTAACAATATGAAGTGAGTGAAATGGTGAAAAAATATAAATTATCAGAATATTATTATACAATAAGAAAATTATAAATTAATTAAAATAAAAATAAAAAATAGTATTGACAAATAAAAGGGGTGGTGCTATTATAAAGTCAATCCAAAAGAAATCCAATAAACCAGATAAAAGTTATATATTAAATTTAATAAAATTTATTTCTGACGAGAAAGGAAATAAATAAAAAGTAATAAGTATAATATATAAATAATATCTGAAAAGGATTTCAAAATATATTTCATATGTTGGTGAGATATATAGAGCGGAAATAAAACGGAAGGAGGCTTAATCCATTGGACAATTCAGAATTTCATAATCAGTATATCGGTGGTAAGGCAAATGAAGGTTCCCATAGAATAAGCCTTAATTATAGAGAAGCCGGTAAAAGTTTATAAAGGAAAAATCGGAGAGTATAATCACCGGTGTAAAGAGATTAAAATTTGCAGATATACTGAATAAATACCACGTAGATCAAAGATATTAGAGGATGCGTGAAGAAGTATCGGACTAATATATCAGATTTATATCAGGGAGCTATATAAAATATATGTTATAGAAGGAATAGCTTAATAGCGTTACAGATTATATAGTTATAATAAGGGATGAAGAGCTGTAACGGGAACGGTTATAGATATTATAATAACTCGGAAAATATTTTATATAGAGAATATGAGGGCGATATAAATATATGATTCAGGAATAAGAAATCCAGACTTTGAGAAAAAATCGAATAAAAGGAAAAAGGCAAGGGAACGCAATTAATCGAAAAATATCCTCCGAGATATAATTTAAAATATGATAAAATTTAATAGAAAGCAGCCACTGTAAAAAAGTTTCAAGTATTTACGGTGGCTGCTTTTTTCTATGAAAATAGTCTCGGCACTATCTTGGGAGGTAAAATATCATTTTTCGCCATAAAATCCCCATTTTCCAATATATTTCTATTTTGACATTGACTATCCTATATGCTACACTAAAAGAGTTAAAATATATACAAAAGTAAACATTATTGAGGTGAGAATATTGGATAAATATGAATATCGGGTTAAAACAGAGCAAATGCTCGAATACATGGAAAAGAGGCAGTATAAAAAAGCCATGGAGATTGCTGACACGATCGACTGGCGAAGAGTAAAAAATGCTTCAATGCTTAATAATGTCAGCGAGATATACGAATACAACGGGGAGTACCAGAAGAGCAGAGACATTTTATTTGTCGCTTATGACCGCTCTCCTGGCAGTAGAAAGATCGTATATCGTCTGGGAATCTTGGCATTAAAGATCAATGATATTGAAGAAGCTTCCGATTGTTATGAGGAATTTGTAAAGCTGGCTCCGAAGGATCCGAACCAGTATATATTAAAATATAAAATTTTGAAAGCACGGCGTGCGCCTGTGTCAGAGCAGATTGCTGCACTGGAGGACTTCAAAAAGGCAGAGTATGTGGAAAAGTGGGCTTATGAGCTGGCGAAGCTTTATGATGAGGCAGGTATGACAGCAGAATGTCTGGAAGAATGCGACGACCTGATTCTGTGGTTCAGCGAAGGAAAATACGTTTACCAGGCGATGGAACTGAAGATGAAATATAAGCCGCTGACACCGTTGCAGCAGGAGAAATACAATAGTATGGGCGGCCAGAAAACCGGCAGAAGAGAAATGGTAAGAGCGTCGGCAGAAGAGGATGTGAAGCCTCAGGAAGCGGAAGAGGAAATGCAGGATGAACTGGAAGAAGCGGAGGATTCCCTGGAACAGGAGGATATTCCGGAGGTAAAAGAGTCAGGCACTCTTTCAGAGGAGGAAGCTGCTACCAGGGAGATTCGTCTTGATGAACTTAGAGCGGCACAGGAAAAAGCTAAAGAGGAAATGGCAGCCAAGCCTAAGGAAAAATCATCTATCCGCCAGACTGTAAAGGGAGCAACGCTCTCCGAGGCGCTGGCGAATGGCGTGCGTGTTGCAAAAGGACTGGATATAGAGGAAAAGGCCAGCACAAAGCAGGATGAGGCGATGCGTATCACGGGTCAGATGAAGATAGAGGAAATTCTGGCAGAGTGGGAAGCAAAGCAAAAAGGCAATGCGGAGGCTATTGAAGAGCAGAGAAAGAAAGATGAAGAAAAACTGGCGCAGAGACGGCTGGAGGCACAGCGCCGCCGTGAAGAGGAAGCCAGAAGAATAGAAGAACAGCAGCGTGCAGCGGAAGAAGCCAGAAAAATTGCAGAGCAGAAAGCGGCGGAGGAGGCAAGGAGACTTGCGGAGCAAAAAGCCGAAGAGGAGCGCATTCTTGCAAAACAAAAGGCGGATGAAGAGAAGAGACTTGCGAAGCTGAAAGAAGAGGAAGAAGAAGCCCTTCTGGATCGGATCGCATCCGGAAAAGCAACGGAAGAATTTAAAGAAGCAGTAAGAAATGCAGTTGAACCGGAAGAAGAACCAGAAGAAGTAATCGAAGAAATGATCGAGGAGGAACCGGACGAGCCTGTGGAAGAAGTGGTTGAAGAAATCACTGAAGAGGAGATCGCAGAGGAAGAAGACGAACCGGAAGAGCCTGCAGAAGAAGTAATGGAAGAATCCGCTGCAGAGGAAATATTTGAGGAAGCGGACGAGCCGGAAGAAATGCTGAATGCAGAAGTGCAGGACGAAGAAGAAATTCCTGAAGAGAGTCAGGATATGAGCATGACAGCGGATCTTAGACAGCTGATGGCTGAATTGGAAGCAGAAGATCAGCCGGAGGATAAGGGCATGAATCTGGGAGGTCTTTCCATAGAAGAGCCTGCTGACGAAGAAGTTTCTGATTATATCGGCGAAGAAGAGTCATATGATGAGGCGGACTATGATGAAGTAGATTACGACGAGTCAGGCTTTGAAGAGGATGATGGATTCGAAGGCGATGATGACTTCGAAGATGAGGATGATTTCGAAGACGAATATGAAGATGAGTATGTCGAAGACGATTACGAGGATGAATACGAGGACGATTATGCCGACGAATACGAAGATGAATATGAGGATAATGACCTTGAAGATGATATGGATGACGACAGCTTCGATGAAGATGACTACAGCGACTATGATGATATAGAAGATGACGATTATGATGATGACTTCTATGATGACGAGGAAGAGGAGACGAAACCGAAGAAGAAACAGCAGGAAGAGCTGGTGATCGAAGAGCCTACGGAAGAGGAGATCCAGAAGCGTATTAAGAAAGGCAAAGGCGGCGTTCCATTTGATACAGGATTTGTAGTGACAGGGCGTTATGATTTGAGCGCTACAAGTGAGATCGGTCTGAAGGCGGGACTTACAGAGGAGCAGAAACAGCTGTTTTCTTACTTTGTTCCGGTGCGTGGTATGAGTGAACAGATAGTAGAAGTTCTGGATAATGACCGCCGGGAGAGAAGAAACGGAACGTCGAAAGTTGGAAATATCCTTGTTATCGGACACAAAGGATCCGGTAAAACTGTTCTTGCGGTTGATATTGTCAAAGCAATTCAGAAACAGCGTAACCTTAAACAGGGAAAAGTTGCCATTGTAACAGGAGAAGCCTTAAATAAAAAGGATATCCCTAATATCATTCAGAAGCTGAAAGGCGGAGCAATTATCATTGAGAAGGCCGGAAAGCTGAATGCCAGAACGGTCCGTGATCTGAACATTCTGATGGAAAAGAAGACAGGAGAGCTTCTGTTTGTGCTGGAGGATCAGAGAAAAGCGTTAGAACGGCTCTTCACTGCCAATCCGGAGTTTAAGAAGAAATTAACTTCTAAACTGGAGCTTCCGGTATTTGTTAATGATGAGCTTGTAACTTTTGGACAGACCTATGCTAAGGAAAACGGGTATAAGCTGGATGAGATGGGTATATTGGCACTGTACAGCAGAATTGATGTGATGCAGAGAGAAGATCATGCCGTGACGGTAGCTGAAGTAAAAGAGATTATGGATGCAGCGATTGAACATTCCCAGAAAGCGAATGTAAAGCATCTGGCAAGACGTATGTTCCGCAAGGGAACAGACGAATCAGACCGCATTATTTTGAAGGAAGACGACTTCAAAATCTAGAGAATAACGGAAACAAAAGAGAAAGAGTTTTGGCGATGTATTTTGTCAAAACTCTTTCTTTTTGACAGGTAATAAAGTATAATGAAGCTATCACAAATTTAAGACGAGAGGGTGGGCTTATGGGAAAAACAAAGACCGTAAAACCATATGAAATCGGAGAACTGGATCATTATCTCTTTGGACAGGGGAACCATTATGAGATATATAAGAAATTGGGGGCGCATCGGGTAAAGAACGGAAAAAAAGAAGGGATATATTTTGCAGTCTGGGCTCCCCATGCGGAAGAAGTCTCAGTGGTCGGAGATTTTAATAACTGGGATGAATCAGCCAATGTCATGGAAAGAGGAGAACCACTGGGGATTTATACCTGTTTTATACCGGATGTGCCGGAGTATGCTTTATACAAATATTGTATCAAGACATATAAAGGGGAATATATTTACAAGGCAGATCCTTTTGCAAATTATGCAGAGCTTCGTCCGGGAACTGCCTCCAGAATTATTGATATCAGCGATATTTCCTGGTCGGATCAGGCGTGGATGGAGCAGAGAAAGGCATGGAAGCATACAGAACAGCCTATGTCGATTTATGAGGTCCACATCGGCTCATGGAAAAAGCATCCTGACGATGAGGACGGTTTTTATAATTACCGGGAATTTGCGCGTGAGATTACGAAGTATGTTAAGGATATGGGATATACCCATATTGAGATTATGGGCATTGCCGAGCATCCCTTTGACGGTTCCTGGGGATATCAGGTGACAGGATATTTTGCTCCTACCTCCCGGTACGGAACACCTCAGGATTTTGCCTGGATGGTGAATTATCTTCATAAAAATAAGATTGGGGTTATTCTTGACTGGGTTCCGGCTCATTTTCCAAGAGATGCCCATGGTCTTGCGGACTTTGACGGTACGCCGACTTATGAATATGCGGATCCCAGGAAAGGGGAACATCCCGACTGGGGGACAAAGATTTTTGATTATGGAAAAAATGAGGTGCAGAATTTCCTGATCGCAAACGCATTGTTCTGGATAGAAGATTTTCATGTTGACGGTCTGCGGGTTGACGCAGTTGCTTCTATGCTTTATCTGGATTACGGAAAACGCGACGGGGAATGGGTACCGAATAAATACGGCGGAAATAAAAATCTGGAAGCTATCGGATTTTTCAAACATCTCAATTCTGTTGTGCTGGGAAGGAACCCGGGAGCGCTGATGATCGCTGAAGAATCCACGGCCTGGCCCAAGGTGACGGGAAGTGTGGAGGATGACGGTCTGGGCTTCAGCCTGAAATGGAACATGGGATGGATGCATGATTTTACAGAATACATGAAGCTGGATCCTTATTTCCGTAAAGGGGCTCATAACTTGATGACATTTGCCATGAGTTATGCATACAGCGAAAAGTATATTCTTGTATTGTCTCATGACGAGGTTGTGCATTTGAAGTGTTCTATGATCAATAAGATGCCGGGACTTGGATTTGATAAATATGCAAATCTGAAGGTCGGATATGCTTTTATGATGGGACATGCCGGTAAGAAACTGTTGTTTATGGGACAGGAATTTGCACAGCTTCGGGAATGGAGTGAGAAGAGGGAACTGGACTGGTTTCTTCTGGAGGAGCCGGAGCACCAGTATATACAGAACTGGATGAGAGATCTTCTGCATTTATATAAACGAAACAAGGCCATGTATGAACAGGATGATACGTGGGAAGGATTTGAGTGGGTAAATGCAGATGATGGAGACAGAAGCATTTACAGCTTTATCCGTCATTCCAAAGGAAATAAGAAAAATCTGCTTTTTGTATGTAATTTTACACCTATGGCAAGAGATGATTATCGTGTAGGCGTTCCGAGAAGAAAGCAGTATAAGCTGATCTTGAACAGTGATGATAAAAAGTATGGCGGAACAGGCGAGGAAAGACCACAGATCTATAAGGCGAAAAAGGGTGAATGCGACGGAAGGCCGTATTCGTTTGCCTATAAGCTTCCGCCATATGGAGTGGCTGTGTTTGAGTTTTAAAGAATATCAATAAATCTTGTTCGGGCGGAGAAATACAGACCGTAAAAGGGAGGTTTATTTCTCCGCCTGAATTTTGCTGTTTGATAAAAGGGAAAGGAAAAGAAGAGAAATGCGCCTTAGAAATATACCAAGAGCAGATCGGATTTTGAGTGAGCACCAAAAGGTAATTAAAAATGAAGCGGAGAAAAAAGGAAAATGGAGCATGGTCTTTGAAAATGAGCATCCGGTCTATGTAGAGATAGGGATGGGGAAAGGACAGTTTTTAACAACATTAGCGGAAAAGAATCCGGATAAAAATTATATCGGGATTGAGCGCTATTCCAGTGTTCTGCTAAGAGCAGTAGAGCGTCTTGATGCTATAGAGGAGAAACAGGGCGTGAAGCTGGAAAATATCCGCTTTATCTGTATGGATGCAGCAGATGTGCCGGATGTGTTCGAAGAAGAAGAGGTGGCGGGAATTTATTTGAATTTTTCAGATCCATGGCCTAAAAAACGTCATGCAAGAAGAAGGCTGACTTCAAGGGAATTTCTGAAAAGGTATGAAAAAATACTCGATGAAGATGGGGTGGTGGAATTTAAGACGGATAATCAGGAGCTGTTTCAATTTTCCCTGGAGCAGGCTAAAGAGACTGGATGGAACTTAAAAGCCATAAGCTGGGATCTTCACCACGATAAAGAAATGTGCCGGGGCAATGTGATGACGGAATATGAAGAAAAGTTTTCTTCACAGGGCAATCCTATCTGTAAGATGACTGCAGCGCCGTCAGTCAAGGATAAAGGGATCTCTGCATAATATATAGAGAAAACAAAAAAGGGAGCCTTAGGCATATGGGACGAAGAAAATCTGGACGAAGAATGTCAAAGCTGTACTGCAGGCTGTATTGGATAAGAAAGAAAAGTCCCATGATCGACTGCCTGCATAAATCTTTGGATGAAGTATACCGGATATTAAATTCCAAATGCTGACCGGCTGGAAAGGAAAGAGATGCTGCATTTGACAGAGGGAAATTTCCAGGCTGAAGTAAATCAGGCAAAGTTTCCGGTGGTGGTTATGTTTTATGCTTCCTGGTGTCCAAAATGTGCAATGACGAAGCCAGTGGCAGAGGATATAGAGAAACGGTACCGGAAAAAAGTGAAATTTTGTGAAGTGGAAATTGAGGAATGTCCGAATTTGGCGGTGAAATATGGAGCGGATATTGTTCCGACTCTTGTAATGTTCAAAAACGGGACTGTAAAAGCAAGAATGCAGGGAACAGTAGGAGAAAATATATTGGAAAAGAGAGTCAGGGAGCTGCTTTAGGGCGGCTCCTTCGTTTTTTTTCATCTAATTTTAAGAAAACTTTCATGTACTTTTTGGAATAAGTGTGTTATATTGGTGACGGTAAAACATACCCTTTTGGATAAGGGTGGAGCCGTTTATCAAAAATAATTAAAAAGGGAGACAAGGTATTAACCGAAAGCTATGAAAATGAAAAAAATTTTGCCAATTCTTATGGCAGCAGTTATGACAACGTCAATGGTACCAATGACGGCTGGAGCAGTTGATACAGCTGACAGCAGCCAGGGAACAGAGGATACTGCATCGCAAAATACAGAAACGGGAAGCGATGCCGCAGCAGATGGAGCTTCCGGAACCGCAGGGGAGGCAGAAGGCTCAGGAGCAACAACGGACGGAACAACTTCATCAGATGGAACTGTGGGAACAGAGGATGGAACCACATCGGATACTGCAGGAGAAACAGAAGGAACAGATGGGGCTGCAGGAGCAGAAGAAACAACAGGCGAGGATTCTACTGCAGAAGAGACTACAGATGAAACGACAGAAGAAACAGAAGACGGCCAGACGGATAGTGAGAAAGTTGTTACTCTGGGAGAGAATCTTACAGAAGAACAAAGAGCATCCATGTATGAATATTTTGGGACTTCAGCGGATGAAGTAAAAACTATCGTTGTTACTCATGCAGACGAAGTACAGTATATGCAGGGCATTGCTACTGACGAACAGATCGGACCTACAACTAACAGCTGTGCTTATGTAGAGCCTACAGATTCCGGAGGAATCAAAGTAAAAACGGCAAATCTTAATTATGTGACCAGTGCTATGATCGCAAGTACGCTGACAACAGCAGGTATGGAAAACTGTAATGTTATTGCAGCTTGTCCTTTTGAAGTTTCCGGAACCGGAGCGCTGACGGGAATTATCATGGCATATGAACAGGCAAGCGGCGAGAATCTGGACGAAGGCCAAAAAGAAGCTGCTATGGAAGAGCTTGTCACAACCGGAGAGATTGCGGACAGTGTTGGACAGGAGAAAGCAACGGAAGTGATAAAAGACGTGAAGACAGAAGTGCTGGATCAGGGCCTGACAGATGAACAGGAGATTGGTGAGGCGGTTGACAACATTGCACAGGAAAACGAAGTTACTTTGACAGATGATCAGAGACAGCAGATTGTCAGCCTTATGGAAAAAATTTCCCAGTATGATTATGATGTGAATGCGCTGAAAGATACGCTCGATAACCTTACAGCAGATGATGGAGCGCTGGCAAACATATGGAATTCAGTAAAGAGTTTCTTTGTCGGATCTGATGATGGTATTTTAAGCGAAACAAACGATGAGGCACTTGGCTCCGATGTCATTACTGACAGTACGGTGAATGAAAGCGGATTTAAAGACGGGCTTCTGACAAGGATCAAGAATTTCTTTACAGGGGAATAATAGTTAATTGACATACAAATTGACACGTAACACTTTTGAAAAATGTTACGTGTCAATTTGTGTTAAACGGTGTGCTTTTTTGCGGAAAGCCCTGTGTAAAACTGCGTTTGCTGCTATTGCGGAGGCAGAAACAGGCCGATTTCCGGAGGACAGCACGAAAAAAAGAAGAATAAAAGTGCAGAAAGGAACCAACAGAAAAAAATTTTCATCGGATCGGCGCGCCGGAAACGGGGAAATAAGTTGCTGGAGGCAATATAACAAAGGCAGATTCCTGTAAAATAAATCAGGATATCCAGAAGCAAAATACTCCGACCGGCAATAAAAGTATAGAGATAAAATAGTACTGTAATGGCAGCCATGGCAAAGATCACGCCGACAAAGCGGGAAGCAAACAGCATGGAAGGATTCGGCCGTCGAAGGGAATATTCCGCTATGGTCAGAAACAATACGGGGAAAAAGACCAGCTTCAGATGTTCCCAGACAGATTCATTTACTGGAACGATCAGGGCCAGAAAAGGATTATAATCGGAAAATTCGTAGAGAAAATGACAGATGCTGCCAAGTATAAAAGTCCATAAAATATATGTAAAATCGCGGCGATGATATAAACGGTACAAATTTTTGCTCCTTTCCGGTTTTGTATAGGCCTGTCCCACCGGCAAGAGGATGGCAGAACTGGAATAGTCCGGTCTTGCGGACTAAAAAAAGTATATGTAACTTTCAGGAAAAAAGAACCGGATATCCGTAAATTTCGGACGACGGATTTTGCAGAGCTTGAGGAACTTTTCGTCTGCTAATGACTAAGAGCTATGGAAAATGAAAAAAATAGAAAAAACTACTTGCATTGTGTCTGAAACTATTATATAATATTTCTTGCGTTAAGGAAGTCTTAACAAAATAATGAGATATGCGCGATTAGCTCAGCTGGCAGAGCACCTGACTCTTAATCAGGGTGTCCAGGGTTCGAACCCCTGATCGCGCATTTAAAAATCACTGTTTTTGCGGACATTGTGAGCTGCGGGGACGGTGGTTTTTTTGTACAGGAAAGAGCGGAGGAAAAAGAGATTATGGGAAATTTTTTGGTAAATAGTGAAGGCTATCTGACGGGAGCAGGATATGTGGCGGCGGTGATTGCGGGAATCCTGCTTCTGGCTGTGGGTGTATATTTTGCCAGAAGGGGAAAACAGGGGAGAAGGATCAGTACAAAACAGCTTGCCTTCTGCGGAATGGCAATGGCGCTCGCTTTTCTTACTTCATATATTAAAATTTTTCAGTTGCCATGGGGCGGAAGTGTTACTCTATGCAGTATGCTTTTCATTGTACTGATCGGAAACTGGTATGGGGTAAGGACGGGCATTTTCGTGGGATGTGCTTATGGAATCCTGCAGTTTCTTCAGGAACCATATGTGTTGTCGTTGTTCCAGGTATGCTGTGATTACTGGTTTGCCTTTGCCGCCATGGGAATAGCAGGATTTTTTATGCGTTCGAAAAATGGTCTTTTGAAGGGATATGTTGCAGCAGTTCTGGCACGTGGCGCTTTTCATTCTCTGGGCGGTTATCTGTACTGGATGGACTATATGCCGGAAAATTTTCCACAGGCTTTGAAGAGCCTGTATCCGATCTTATATAATTATAGTTACATTTTAGCGGAAGCAATACTCACAATTATCATTATTTCTATACCGGCAGTAGCAAAGAGCCTGAACCGGATAAAACAGTTAGCGCAATGAAAAGAAAAAAGCAAGAAAAAGAGAAAAAACGGGGGAGATGGAAACGACGGCTTCTTTTTATCTGTGTGCTTGTCTTTCTGATCCCTACAGGATACTATGGTATTGATTTTGTTTATCGGGGGCAGACCGAGCCGCAGGTATCTGCTGTTCAGACAAGCACAGACGGCGCTGTCTATTCCCTGGGAGAATTTAAGGAACGTCTGAAACCTTACAGAGGACTGTATGAAGAAGCTGTCGAAAAACATAAAGATGAAACGGACAGCGGCACCTATGTGATTCCGGGACTGAAGGCAACTATGACAGTGCGGGGAAACAGAGAC encodes:
- the glgB gene encoding 1,4-alpha-glucan branching protein GlgB; its protein translation is MGKTKTVKPYEIGELDHYLFGQGNHYEIYKKLGAHRVKNGKKEGIYFAVWAPHAEEVSVVGDFNNWDESANVMERGEPLGIYTCFIPDVPEYALYKYCIKTYKGEYIYKADPFANYAELRPGTASRIIDISDISWSDQAWMEQRKAWKHTEQPMSIYEVHIGSWKKHPDDEDGFYNYREFAREITKYVKDMGYTHIEIMGIAEHPFDGSWGYQVTGYFAPTSRYGTPQDFAWMVNYLHKNKIGVILDWVPAHFPRDAHGLADFDGTPTYEYADPRKGEHPDWGTKIFDYGKNEVQNFLIANALFWIEDFHVDGLRVDAVASMLYLDYGKRDGEWVPNKYGGNKNLEAIGFFKHLNSVVLGRNPGALMIAEESTAWPKVTGSVEDDGLGFSLKWNMGWMHDFTEYMKLDPYFRKGAHNLMTFAMSYAYSEKYILVLSHDEVVHLKCSMINKMPGLGFDKYANLKVGYAFMMGHAGKKLLFMGQEFAQLREWSEKRELDWFLLEEPEHQYIQNWMRDLLHLYKRNKAMYEQDDTWEGFEWVNADDGDRSIYSFIRHSKGNKKNLLFVCNFTPMARDDYRVGVPRRKQYKLILNSDDKKYGGTGEERPQIYKAKKGECDGRPYSFAYKLPPYGVAVFEF
- the trmB gene encoding tRNA (guanosine(46)-N7)-methyltransferase TrmB yields the protein MRLRNIPRADRILSEHQKVIKNEAEKKGKWSMVFENEHPVYVEIGMGKGQFLTTLAEKNPDKNYIGIERYSSVLLRAVERLDAIEEKQGVKLENIRFICMDAADVPDVFEEEEVAGIYLNFSDPWPKKRHARRRLTSREFLKRYEKILDEDGVVEFKTDNQELFQFSLEQAKETGWNLKAISWDLHHDKEMCRGNVMTEYEEKFSSQGNPICKMTAAPSVKDKGISA
- a CDS encoding thioredoxin family protein, whose protein sequence is MLHLTEGNFQAEVNQAKFPVVVMFYASWCPKCAMTKPVAEDIEKRYRKKVKFCEVEIEECPNLAVKYGADIVPTLVMFKNGTVKARMQGTVGENILEKRVRELL
- a CDS encoding DUF1002 domain-containing protein, with the protein product MKKILPILMAAVMTTSMVPMTAGAVDTADSSQGTEDTASQNTETGSDAAADGASGTAGEAEGSGATTDGTTSSDGTVGTEDGTTSDTAGETEGTDGAAGAEETTGEDSTAEETTDETTEETEDGQTDSEKVVTLGENLTEEQRASMYEYFGTSADEVKTIVVTHADEVQYMQGIATDEQIGPTTNSCAYVEPTDSGGIKVKTANLNYVTSAMIASTLTTAGMENCNVIAACPFEVSGTGALTGIIMAYEQASGENLDEGQKEAAMEELVTTGEIADSVGQEKATEVIKDVKTEVLDQGLTDEQEIGEAVDNIAQENEVTLTDDQRQQIVSLMEKISQYDYDVNALKDTLDNLTADDGALANIWNSVKSFFVGSDDGILSETNDEALGSDVITDSTVNESGFKDGLLTRIKNFFTGE
- a CDS encoding DUF6512 family protein, which produces MYRLYHRRDFTYILWTFILGSICHFLYEFSDYNPFLALIVPVNESVWEHLKLVFFPVLFLTIAEYSLRRPNPSMLFASRFVGVIFAMAAITVLFYLYTFIAGRSILLLDILIYFTGICLCYIASSNLFPRFRRADPMKIFFCWFLSALLFFFFSCCPPEIGLFLPPQ
- a CDS encoding energy-coupled thiamine transporter ThiT, encoding MGNFLVNSEGYLTGAGYVAAVIAGILLLAVGVYFARRGKQGRRISTKQLAFCGMAMALAFLTSYIKIFQLPWGGSVTLCSMLFIVLIGNWYGVRTGIFVGCAYGILQFLQEPYVLSLFQVCCDYWFAFAAMGIAGFFMRSKNGLLKGYVAAVLARGAFHSLGGYLYWMDYMPENFPQALKSLYPILYNYSYILAEAILTIIIISIPAVAKSLNRIKQLAQ